ACAGGAGCCGGTCGATGCTGTCGATCAGCACCTCGCGATTCCCCTCCGCGAGATCCGTCCGGCCGAAGCCGCCGTTCGCGAAGACCAGATCGCCGGCGAACAGCGTGCTCGCGGATCGCGAGTAGAAGCAGAGGTGGTCCTCCTTGTGGCCGGGCGTGTGGACGGCCGTGTACTCGTGGTCGCCCAGTCTGACCGTCTCTTCGTCGGCGATGGCGTGGTCGACGCCCTGCTGGTCGGGGTCGAAGCCCCAGACATCGACGTCGAACTCGGTGACGACGTCCGGCAGGTTGCCGACGTGATCGGGGTGGGTGTGGGTCAATATCAGGGCGTCGAGGTCGTCGACGCGCTCGCGGGCGGCACCGACGACGTCGAACTCGTTGCCGGCGTCGACCAGAACGGTGCGGTCGCCCTCGACGAGGAAGACGTTGCTCGTGAACGCGCGGACCCCGCGCGCGAGGTTGGTGATCATGCCATCGGCTACAGCGACCGGCGGCTTTTGCGTGTCGCTTCCGGCCGGCCCTCGGTCGGACGGTGTGCAAGGCCGCGAACGGCGGCCCTGACCGGTATCGGGGTCGGCCGTCGACCCACAGGGCTATGTATGAGGAATGGTAAAAGCGTACAGGAGCGCAGATGACTGATTCAGCAGCACCTGTCGTACTCATCGTCGAGGACGAGCCGGACGTCGCCGAGACGTACAACCTCTGGCTCGCGGACGATTACGAGGTGCGGATCGCCGCGGACGGCGACGAGGGCCTCGAGCGCCTCGACGATGCGGTAGACGTGGTTCTGCTCGACCGGATGATGCCCGGGCTGTCGGGCGACGAGGTGCTGGAACGGATTCGGGAGCGGGAGTTGGACTGTCGGGTGGCGATGGTGACCGCCGTCGAACCCGACTTCGACATTCTGGAGATGGGGTTCGATGCCTATCTCAGCAAACCGATCAGGAGCGAGGAACTCTTAGAGACCGTCGAGACGCTCCTGGAACGGTCGACCTACGACCGCTTGCTCCAGCGATACTACGCACTGGTCGAAAAGCAGGCCACGCTCGAGACGGCAAAGAGCGGCGCGGAACTCGCAGCGAGCGACGAATACGAACAGTTACAGAACCGCATCGCCGATCTTCAGGAGCAACTCTCCAAGACGATGGGCGGCGTCGAGGACGACGCCGACTTCGTCGCCGCGATCCAGCGGATCGGCGGGAGTGAGGATCCGTAGCAACAATGTACGACTTATCAGGCGTTCTGGATACTGACGCAGTGTCTGCGGTTCGTCCGGGGACCAGCCTCCTCGTCGCCGGGCCCGCGATGACAGGCAAGGAGAACATCGCGATGCAGATCCTCGCCGACGGCTCACGGAACGGGGACGGCGCGCTGATCGTCTCGACCGGCGACAGCGCCGAGACCGTCGTGGAAGACTATCGCGACCGCGTCTCTGGCGTCTCGAACCTGCAACTCGGCGTCGTCGACTGCCGCGCCGAGAGCTCCGGCAGCGGCTTCGCCGACGGCGAGACCCCGCCCGGACTGTACGTCCACAAGGTCTCCTCGCCCGGCGACCTCACGGGCATCGGGATCGGGATCACGAAGTGCCTCGAATCGCTGCACAAGGCGGGCGCCGAACGGGGCCGCATGGCGCTCGTCTCCCTGTCGACGATGCTCACCTACACCAACCGGGAGACGGTGTTCAAGTTCTGTCACGTCCTCTCCTCGCGGCTCGACGCCGCGGACTACGTCGGCGTGTTCACCATCGACACCGGCGCCCACGACGATCAGACCATCCAGGTCATCAAACAGGCCTTCGACGGGATGATCGAGGTCCGCGAGGCCGACGACGGCCGCGAAGTCCGCGTCATGGGACTGGGCGACGGGCCCACCCCGTGGCAGGCCCTCTAGATCGGCGCACCGACCAGCACCAATCGCGCCAGGGCGTCGCTCTCGTTTCTGATCTGCCGTCGCTGGCCGGCGTCGATCCGGACCGCCTCGTTCTCGCCCAGTGTGATCGTCTCGTCGTCGAACTCGACGACCACTTCGCCGTCGACCACGCAGTAGATCTCCTCCTGGCCGTCCTCGCTGTGATCGTGTGGCTTGCCCTTCGCACCCGGTTCGAGCTGCATCACGGTCAGTCCCAGTTCCTCGGTGTCCAGCGCTTCCTTCAGGAACCACATCCCGCCGTACTCGCCGTCGATGACCGAGTCCACGTCGTCCGTCGAAGCCGTCTGGTAACCCATACCGGGCGTTCGGGGGCGATCGATTTCAATGCCCCGCCGGTGGCCGAGCGGGTGAATTTATCACCCTCCGCTTCGGCGTGAGGGTATGGAAGTCCGTCTGCTGGAAGCCACAGACGACCCCGAGCGCCTCGCCTGCAAAGCAGCGCGAAACGACTACATGGAGGAGTTCGTGGGAGATCTCTCCTTTGCCGAAATCATGGAGACCGTCGACGGGGAGACCACTGAGGAGAAGATGGAGACCCTGATCGGCCACCTCCTCGATCACGGCCATTACGGGCCCTTCGAACATCCCCAGGCCACGTTCGCGGTGAAGGGGATCAGCCGCTCGTGTATGGCCCAGATCACCCGGCACAGGCACGTATCATTCGATATCCAGTCGATGCGCTACGTCTCCTTCGACGACGTCGACCCCGCCGACGTCCGGGCCGGTGAGATGGTCGTCACGCCGCCCTCGGCCACCGACCCCGACTGGGTGGGCCGCAACCAGAACACCGGTCCGGTCGGCGAGGAGACCGCGCGCAAGCGCGAGGAGGTGTTCCGGGAGGCCGTCGGGGACGCCGTCGAGTCCTACCAGGAACTCCTCGACCTGGGGATGCCGCCGGAGGACGCCCGGTTCGTCCTGCCCATCGGGACCGAAGTGAACATGGTCATGTCGATGAACGTCCGGATGCTGATGCACGTGGCCGACATGCGGGCCGCCGCGGACGCCCAGTGGGAGATCAGGGAGTTGACCGAGGAGATCCTCGATCTGGCGGCCGAGTGGTGCCCGATCACCTTCGAGTACTACGAGGAGCACATGAAGAATCGGAAGAACCGGCTGGCGCCCTGACAGCGACCGGTGGTCGTTTAGGGGCGGAAGGCGCGACCTAACCGACCGACTGCGGGCCGGTCGTACCCTGTCAGACCCTCGCAGTTCGGGGCCAGACACAGTGTTTTTATGCGGTCCGAGGGATCTTTGTTCCACCGTATGTCTCGTCCGCTCTCGCTGGCGTTCGTCTGTGTCCTCCTCGTCGGGACGGTCCTCGGACAGGGTGTCGCCGCCGGATCGGTGGCAGCCGGGGACCCCGCCGACGATCCCGCGTCGGTCGCGCAGGCGGACCGCGATCGGGCGTTCGCGACGCTCCAGGAGTT
Above is a genomic segment from Halorientalis sp. LT38 containing:
- a CDS encoding MBL fold metallo-hydrolase, which encodes MITNLARGVRAFTSNVFLVEGDRTVLVDAGNEFDVVGAARERVDDLDALILTHTHPDHVGNLPDVVTEFDVDVWGFDPDQQGVDHAIADEETVRLGDHEYTAVHTPGHKEDHLCFYSRSASTLFAGDLVFANGGFGRTDLAEGNREVLIDSIDRLLSVIDEDLGVMHTGHGPSVDANPYQDVELAGQAARMG
- a CDS encoding HalX domain-containing protein; this translates as MTDSAAPVVLIVEDEPDVAETYNLWLADDYEVRIAADGDEGLERLDDAVDVVLLDRMMPGLSGDEVLERIRERELDCRVAMVTAVEPDFDILEMGFDAYLSKPIRSEELLETVETLLERSTYDRLLQRYYALVEKQATLETAKSGAELAASDEYEQLQNRIADLQEQLSKTMGGVEDDADFVAAIQRIGGSEDP
- a CDS encoding RAD55 family ATPase yields the protein MYDLSGVLDTDAVSAVRPGTSLLVAGPAMTGKENIAMQILADGSRNGDGALIVSTGDSAETVVEDYRDRVSGVSNLQLGVVDCRAESSGSGFADGETPPGLYVHKVSSPGDLTGIGIGITKCLESLHKAGAERGRMALVSLSTMLTYTNRETVFKFCHVLSSRLDAADYVGVFTIDTGAHDDQTIQVIKQAFDGMIEVREADDGREVRVMGLGDGPTPWQAL
- a CDS encoding cupin domain-containing protein; protein product: MGYQTASTDDVDSVIDGEYGGMWFLKEALDTEELGLTVMQLEPGAKGKPHDHSEDGQEEIYCVVDGEVVVEFDDETITLGENEAVRIDAGQRRQIRNESDALARLVLVGAPI
- the thyX gene encoding FAD-dependent thymidylate synthase codes for the protein MEVRLLEATDDPERLACKAARNDYMEEFVGDLSFAEIMETVDGETTEEKMETLIGHLLDHGHYGPFEHPQATFAVKGISRSCMAQITRHRHVSFDIQSMRYVSFDDVDPADVRAGEMVVTPPSATDPDWVGRNQNTGPVGEETARKREEVFREAVGDAVESYQELLDLGMPPEDARFVLPIGTEVNMVMSMNVRMLMHVADMRAAADAQWEIRELTEEILDLAAEWCPITFEYYEEHMKNRKNRLAP